One Megalops cyprinoides isolate fMegCyp1 chromosome 23, fMegCyp1.pri, whole genome shotgun sequence genomic region harbors:
- the slc26a3.2 gene encoding solute carrier family 26 member 3, tandem duplicate 2, translating into MLRPAMAQYTVTRPLYSEDSFAQDHEKIYRQRKTLLDHVKAYFTCNSKRAKNTALSLLPIIGWMRIYRIKEWLLSDIVSGISTGLVAVLQGLAYSLLASLPPWYGLFAAFFPVITYFFLGTSRHISVGAFPVLSLMVGAVVTRLVPDEGPPANITGFEGLTPDQQRVVVAASVTFLMGIFQLAMGLLQVGFIVMYLSDTLVSGFTTAAAVHILVSQLKFVLGLVVPGLSGPLAIIYTLEKIFVQITDTNIADLVTSIIVMVVVFIVKELNDRYKAKLPVPIPIEVIMTVIACGVSYAFNFKDKYKVDVVGAIPKGYEPPMAPNMQIFAQTAVEAFPMAIVGFAVAFSVAKVYATKHDYLIDGNQELIAFGVSNIFGAAFRSFAASTALSRSAVQESTGGKTQVAGLLSAIIVMIVTLAIGFLLEPLPKSVLGAVVIINLKGMLMQFRDIPYLWRKDRPDCVVWIVTCVASILLGLDLGLAVGLGVELLAVVFRTQFPRCSVLVNIKGTDIYRDRKDYLSIYEPDGVKIFRIPSPIFFANIEFFRGKLVEAVGFNPLRVLRKRNKALRKIRKLLKKGELQITDKGLMQTGSGPIEESEDESNMEDLDQPTNFQDLPVQVNWNAELPAGICVPKVDIHSIILDFAAVSFLDISALKGLKAALKEFIRVDVEVYIVACDTYILEKLHSCKFFDDEIKTSIFFPTLHDAMLHTLERHPCQSQHKSPFEKVFTHSNHDSQINGGSSLRNRDKVVSEPETKF; encoded by the exons ATGCTACGACCGGCCATGGCGCAGTACACAGTCACCAGGCCACTGTACTCCGAGGACTCGTTCGCCCAGGATCACGAGAAGATCTACAGGCAACGCAAGACCCTGCTGGACCATGTGAAGGCATACTTCAC TTGTAACTCGAAGCGAGCGAAGAATACCGCCCTTTCCCTGCTGCCCATCATTGGCTGGATGAGAATCTACCGCATTAAGGAGTGGCTGCTGAGTGACATCGTGTCCGGAATCAGCACTGGATTGGTCGCTGTCCTGCAAG GTCTAGCCTACAGCCTGttggcctctctccctccatggTACGGGCTCTTTGCAGCTTTCTTCCCTGTCATCACTTACTTCTTCCTGGGCACCTCCAGACACATCTCAGTGG GTGCATTCCCGGTCCTGAGTCTAATGGTGGGGGCGGTAGTGACCCGGCTGGTTCCAGATGAAGGTCCTCCAGCCAACATCACAGGCTTTGAGGGGTTGACCCCAGATCAGCAGAGGGTCGTGGTGGCTGCCTCTGTCACGTTCCTCATGGGAATCTTCCAG tTGGCCATGGGGCTGCTGCAGGTGGGCTTCATTGTAATGTATCTGTCAGACACACTGGTCTCTGGGTTCACCACAGCGGCTGCCGTCCACATCCTGGTGTCGCAGCTGAAGTTTGTGTTGGGGCTGGTGGTACCAGGTCTCAGTGGACCTCTTGCCATCATCTAT ACTCTGGAGAAGATATTCGTGCAGATCACAGACACCAACATTGCCGACCTGGTGACATCCATCATCGTCATGGTGGTGGTGTTCATAGTGAAAGAGCTGAATGATAGGTACAAGGCCAAGCTTCCTGTGCCCATCCCCATAGAGGTCATCATG ACCGTTATTGCCTGTGGTGTCTCGTACGCGTTCAACttcaaagacaaatacaaagtGGATGTTGTGGGAGCAATACCAAAAGG GTACGAGCCGCCGATGGCTCCGAACATGCAGATCTTTGCGCAGACCGCCGTGGAGGCGTTCCCCATGGCCATTGTGGGCTTCGCTGTGGCTTTCTCTGTGGCAAAGGTCTATGCTACCAAACACGACTACCTCATCGACGGCAACCAG GAACTCATTGCTTTCGGTGTGAGCAACATCTTTGGGGCGGCCTTCAGATCGTTTGCGGCGAGCACAGCTCTCTCCAGGAGTGCGGTGCAGGAAAGCACAGGAGGTAAAACCCAG GTTGCTGGTCTACTCTCCGCCATCATAGTGATGATCGTCACGTTGGCGATTGGATTCCTGCTAGAACCACTGCCAAAG TCAGTGCTGGGTGCTGTTGTGATCATCAATCTAAAAGGGATGTTGATGCAGTTTCGAGATATCCCCTACCTGTGGAGGAAGGACCGGCCCGATTGT gtGGTGTGGATTGTGACCTGCGTTGCCTCAATCCTGTTGGGTCTGGACCTGGGGCTGGCTGTGGGCCTGGGGGTGGAGCTGCTGGCTGTGGTCTTCAGGACTCAGTT CCCTCGCTGCTCTGTCCTGGTCAACATCAAAGGGACAGACATCTACAGAGACCGCAAGGACTACCTCAGC ATTTACGAACCAGATGGTGTGAAGATCTTCAGAATACCCTCACCGATTTTCTTTGCCAACATTGAGTTCTTCAGAGGGAAACTGGTTGAAGCT GTGGGATTTAACCCCCTGAGAGTGTTGCGGAAGAGGAACAAGGCCCTGAGGAAGATCAGGAAGCTCCTGAAGAAGGGAGAACTGCAGATTACAGAT AAGGGGCTGATGCAAACAGGCTCAGGGCCCATCGAGGAGTCGGAGGACGAGAGCAACATGGAAGACCTGGACCAGCCCACCAACTTCCAGGACCTTCCTGTCCAGGTCAACTGGAATGCCGAGCTTCCTGCTGGAATCTGTGTCCCCAAGGTCGACATCCACAGCATCATCCTGGACTTTGCGGCCGTCTCGTTCCTCGACATCTCTGCACTGAAGGGCCTCAAAGCG GCACTGAAAGAGTTCATCCGAGTTGATGTGGAGGTCTACATTGTGGCCTGTGATA CATACATCCTGGAGAAACTGCACAGCTGCAAGTTCTTTGACGACGAGATCAAAACGTCCATCTTCTTCCCGACCCTCCACGATGCCATGCTGCACACATTGGAGAGACATCcctgccaatcacagcacaagaGCCCATTTGAAAAG GTCTTTACTCACAGTAACCATGACAGCCAAATCAATGGTGGGAGCAGCTTGCGGAACAGGGACAAGGTG GTCTCAGAGCCAGAAACCAAGTTCTAG